A DNA window from Vidua macroura isolate BioBank_ID:100142 chromosome 28, ASM2450914v1, whole genome shotgun sequence contains the following coding sequences:
- the LOC128820215 gene encoding disintegrin and metalloproteinase domain-containing protein 32-like isoform X2 has protein sequence MMAAATLCSPFAVHSRPWIMLLATPCSQFSPSLLFCMHKEAVSYTLRIEGRPYTIHLQQHAFLSDDFQTYVSSEQGSLHSGSAHIEGGCHYWGYIDGFPSSAVTLNTCSGLRGLLQFENVSYGIQPLGLSPASQHVLYRASEEQMAETPLAPSPPEAGLGGLEAWEMLDKAPGDDEPLSAAAQSPKYLTVYVVMDKALYSYMGSDPNAATQNIIQAFNLINNMFNPLNVTLVLSSLELWAEGDKISTAGDTDDLLQRFLQWKQLSLEPQAHNIASLLGYRDRGALVGAAAPGEACQRDAAATVALYSGNVTLESFSVLLAQVLGRSLGMSSDSRRGCSCPGRLCTMSPEALHFSGAKAFSNCSIRDFETFLKQGRGGCLFGSPRLSRRSRRSGAVCGNRVVEPGEQCDCGTAQECLKDKCCTKTCRLKPKARCASGLCCRNCQFKWRNSPCRPAADAQCDLPEFCSGSSASCPPDVYVQDGHECGRGTGYCYQGRCQSSDLHCKRLYGRDSKNAPKVCYEEINGQQDRFGHCGFQTGHKYRRCAWRDLTCGKLICTYPSYKPFSSPAAAVMYARVRQHLCVSLNYLNVSIWLDPLLVPPGTKCGSGRPDVLSAVWVRQCWAGAATVFPRCATTRATATATRAGSPRTAGGGGHTGGAARTAACS, from the exons atGATGGCTGCAGCCACTCTGTGCTCCCCCTTTGCTGTTCACAGCAGGCCTTGGATCATGCTATTGGCAACTCCCTGTTCCCAATTCTccccttctctgcttttctgtatGCACAAGGAGGCAGTGTCCTACACCCTGAGGATCGAGGGGCGGCCGTACACCatccacctgcagcagca TGCCTTTTTATCGGATGATTTCCAGACTTACGTGTCCAGCGAGCAGGGATCTTTGCACTCTGGTTCTGCCCACATTGAG GGAGGCTGCCACTACTGGGGCTACATCGATGGCTTCCCCAGCTCGGCAGTGACCCTCAACACCTGCTCGGGGCTCAG GGGTTTGCTGCAGTTTGAGAACGTGAGCTACGGGATCCAGCCCCTGGGCCTCTCCCCTGCGTCCCAGCACGTGCTGTACCGAGCGAGTGAGGAGCAGATGGCAGAGACCCCCCTGGCCCCCAGCCCCCCCGAGGCAGGGCTGGGCGGGCTGGAGGCCTGGGAGATGCTGGACAAGGCCCCCGGGGATGACGAG ccCCTCTCGGCCGCTGCACAATCTCCCAAATACCTCACAGTGTACGTGGTTATGGACAAGGCTTTG TACAGCTATATGGGATCAGACCCGAATGCTGCGACACAGAACATAATCCAGGCCTTCAATTTAATCAACAAT ATGTTTAATCCCCTTAATGTCACCCTTGTGCTGtcctccctggagctgtgggcagagggAGATAAAATATCGACAGCAGGGGACACAGATGACCTTCTACAGCGATTTTTACAGTGGAAACAGTTGTCTCTGGAGCCACAGGCACACAACATTGCTTCTCTCTTAGG GTACAGGGACCGAGGAGCGCTCGTGGGCGCAGCGGCTCCAGGAGAGGCATGTCAGAGAGATGCTGCTGCCACGGTGGCCCTG tACAGCGGGAACGTGACGCTGGAGTCCTTCTCCGTCCTCCTGGCGCAGGTGCTGGGCCGCAGCCTGGGCATGAGCTCCGACAGCCGCcgaggctgcagctgccccgGGCGGCTCTGCACCATGAGCCCCGAGGCGCT aCATTTCAGTGGGGCGAAAGCCTTCAGTAACTGCAGCATCAGGGACTTCGAGACCTTCCTGAAGCAGGGCAGAGGCGGGTGCCTCTTCGGCAGCCCCCGGCTGAGCCGCCGGTCCCGCCGGAGCGGCGCCGTCTGCGGCAACCGCGTGGTGGAGCCGGGCGAGCAGTGCGACTGCGGCACAGCCCAG GAATGCCTGAAGGACAAGTGTTGCACTAAAACGTGTAGACTGAAGCCAAAAGCAAGGTGTGCCTCTGGATTATGTTGTAGAAATTGCCAG ttCAAGTGGAGGAACTCGCCGTGCCGCCCGGCCGCCGATGCCCAGTGTGACCTGCCCGAGTTCTGCAGCGGCTCCTCGGCCTCCTGCCCGCCCGACGTGTACGTGCAGGACGGGCACGAGTGCGGGCGTGGCACTGGCTACTGCTACCAGGGACGCTGCCAGTCCTCGGACCTGCACTGCAAGCGGCTCTACGGGAGAG ATTCAAAGAACGCTCCCAAGGTGTGTTACGAGGAGATCAACGGCCAGCAGGACAGGTTCGGGCACTGCGGGTTCCAGACCGGCCACAAGTACCGGCGCTGTGCTTGGAG GGATCTCACGTGTGGGAAGTTAATCTGCACGTACCCATCCTACAAGCCCTTCTCATCACCTGCCGCTGCCGTGATGTACGCCCGAGTGCGGCAGCATTTGTGTGTGTCTCTGAACTACCTGAATGTATCCATATGGCTGGATCCGCTTCTGGTTCCTCCAGGGACAAAGTGTGGCTCTGGCAGG CCTGATGTGCTGAGCGCTGTATGGGtgaggcagtgctgggctggagctgccacgGTTTTTCCCAG GTGTGCAACAACAAGGGCAACTGCCACTGCCACCCGGGCTGGCAGCCCCCGGACTGCCGGAGGAGGGGGTCACACTGGGGGGGCAGCAAGGACAGCGGCCTGCAGCTGA
- the LOC128820212 gene encoding disintegrin and metalloproteinase domain-containing protein 9-like — protein MRAGGVMARAWSCLCRLLLFLIFLIFLLPPPAAPGQPAGFQEISLLTSYEVVTPQRLGRERREASNSSSIQDKVSYAIEIEGKEYTIHLEKNKELLPKDFTVYTYDKEGKLQLEYPDVQDHCHYQGFVEGTLDSLVAVSTCSGLRGLVTIGNVTYGIEPMDPSSGSKHILYRLDNVKKEPTACGVTAEGQEREHAEGNLHPTMTQLLRRKRAVLHQTRYVELFIVVDKEKFEDFGKSETEVREHMVQLANFLDSMYVMLNIRIVLVGLEIWKHENIISTDGGAGDVLANFVQWREKNLVLRRRHDSAQFVLKKGFGGTAGMAYVGTVCSKSHAGGINVFGRISIQMFASIMAHELGHNLGMNHDDERVCQCGASSCIMSSGASGSRNFSSCSAEDFEKLTLNKGGSCLLNVPKPDETYSVPYCGNKLVDAGEECDCGSPKECESDPCCEPGTCRLRSGAECAYGDCCKNCQLLPGGTECRASTNECDLPEYCNGSSQFCQPDFTVQNGHPCHNQEAYCYNGVCQYYDAQCQDIFGSKAKAAPNICFAEVNSKGDRFGNCGFHGHDYKKCSSWNAMCGKLQCENVKAMPVFGIKPAIIQTPIKGTTCWGVDFQLGSDVPDPGMVNEGTKCANGKICRHFQCVSASFLNYDCDVEKQCHGHGVCNNNRNCHCEAGWAPPFCDSKGYGGSVDSGPPYNDKDTSLRNGLLVFFFLVLPLLVAAALAFAKRDRLRRSCRRLMSRCHSSLQSPPPRPDTEPRDYQHRGFSRGMPYPPRAVPMDMHPNTFPVPAYPVNQHPQQAFHQPYYSPPQYPAQQPQRVPSRPPPPQQKVVPQGPPAQQKCLPQGQYFPSRPAPLPPK, from the exons GCTTCCAGGAGATTTCCCTGCTCACTTCCTACGAAGTTGTAACTCCACAGAGGTTGGGAAGAGAACGACGAGAGGCTTCCAACAGCTCCTCCATACAG GACAAGGTGTCATATGCTATTGAGATTGAGGGAAAAGAATACACCATTCATCTAGAAAAGAACAA AGAACTGCTGCCCAAAGATTTCACAGTTTATACCTATGACAAGGAGGGAAAGTTGCAATTGGAATATCCAGATGTCCAG GATCACTGCCATTATCAGGGATTCGTGGAGGGGACCCTGGATTCCCTGGTGGCTGTCAGCACTTGCTCGGGGCTCAG GGGTTTGGTGACAATAGGGAATGTCACCTATGGGATTGAGCCCATGGATCCCTCTTCTGGCTCTAAACACATTTTGTATCGACTGGATAATGTGAAGAAAGAGCCCACAGCGTGTGGAGTAACTGCTGAAGGCCAGGAAAGGGAACATGCAGAGGGAAATCTCCATCCCACTATGACCCAGCTGCTGCGG agaaagAGGGCGGTCCTGCACCAGACAAGATACGTGGAGCTGTTCATAGTTGTGGATAAAGAAAAG TTTGAAGATTTTGGGAAGAGTGAAACAGAAGTAAGAGAACATATGGTGCAGCTGGCAAACTTCCTTGACAGT atgTACGTTATGTTGAACATCCGCATCGTGCTGGTCGGTCTGGAGATCTGGAAGCACGAGAACATCATCAGCACGGATGGGGGGGCTGGGGACGTGCTGGCCAACTTCGTGCAGTGGCGAGAGAAGAACCTCGTCCTGCGGCGGAGGCACGACAGCGCCCAGTTTGTCCT GAAGAAGGGTTttggtggcacagctggaatgGCCTATGTGGGAACAGTGTGCTCCAAGAGCCATGCAGGAGGCATTAACGTG TTTGGAAGGATCAGCATCCAGATGTTTGCATCCATCATGGCTCACGAGCTCGGCCATAACCTGGGGATGAACCACGATGACGAACGCGTCTGTCAGTGTGGGGCAAGCAGCTGCATTATGAGCTCTGGAGCGTC GGGATCGAGGAACTTCAGCAGTTGCAGTGCAGAAGACTTTGAGAAGCTGACACTCAACAAAGGTGGGAGCTGCCTGCTCAATGTCCCAAAGCCTGATGAGACCTACAGCGTCCCGTACTGCGGGAACAAGCTGGTGGATGCTGGCGAGGAGTGTGACTGTGGCTCACCAAAG GAATGTGAAAGCGATCCGTGCTGCGAGCCAGGAACTTGCAGGCTCCGATCCGGTGCTGAATGTGCTTATGGTGACTGCTGCAAAAACTGCCAG ctccttcctggaGGCACAGAGTGTCGGGCCAGCACCAACGAGTGTGACCTCCCGGAGTACTGCAACGGCAGCTCCCAGTTCTGCCAGCCAGACTTCACGGTGCAGAACGGGCACCCCTGCCACAACCAGGAGGCCTACTGCTACAACGGCGTGTGCCAGTACTACGACGCCCAGTGCCAGGACATCTTTGGCTCCA AAGCCAAAGCAGCCCCCAACATTTGCTTTGCTGAAGTGAATTCCAAGGGGGACAGATTTGGCAACTGTGGTTTCCATGGCCATGACTACAAGAAATGTTCCAGCTG GAATGCCATGTGTGGGAAGCTGCAGTGTGAAAATGTGAAAGCCATGCCTGTGTTTGGAATCAAGCCTGCTATTATCCAGACTCCCATCAAAGGCACCACATGCTGGGGGGTGGATTTCCAGCTGGGCTCTGATGTCCCAGACCCAGGAATGGTGAATGAAGGCACCAAGTGTGCTAATGGAAAG ATCTGCAGGCACTTCCAGTGTGTGAGTGCCTCTTTCCTGAACTACGACTGTGACGTGGAGAAGCAGTGCCATGGGCATGGG GTGTGCAACAACAACAGGAACTGCCACTGTGAAGCAGGCTGGGCCCCTCCTTTCTGTGACTCCAAAGGCTACGGGGGCAGCGTGGACAGTGGCCCTCCATACAATG ACAAAGACACCTCGCTGCGCAATGGGCTGCTGGTGTTCTTCTTCCTGGTGCTCCCCCTGCtcgtggctgctgctctggcctttgCAAAGAGGGACAGGCTGAGGcggagctgcaggaggctgaTGTCCCGCTGCCACTC GTCACTCCAGTCACCTCCTCCTCGGCCAGACACTGAACCCAGGGACTACCAGCACAGAGGCTTCTCCCGTGGCATGCCTTATCCTCCGAGAGCTGTACCCATG GATATGCATCCAAACACCTTTCCTGTCCCAGCTTACCCAGTTAACCAGCACCCTCAGCAGGCTTTCCACCAGCCCTACTACTCCCCGCCGCAGTACCCGGCGCAGCAGCCGCAGAGGGTGCCCAGCAG GCCCCCGCCCCCGCAGCAGAAGGTTGTACCTCAGGGACCgccagcacagcagaaatgttTACCTCAGGGACAGTACTTCCCTTCCCGACCGGCACCTTTGCCTCCCAAATAG